A section of the Dromaius novaehollandiae isolate bDroNov1 chromosome 6, bDroNov1.hap1, whole genome shotgun sequence genome encodes:
- the MMS19 gene encoding MMS19 nucleotide excision repair protein homolog isoform X1 — MAADGVGALVAFVQDFVAGQQDARAVEVAAGVKDGSWTVLQLVEALGSCLENADPRTRGRGIQLLSEVLLQCYSLLQEKEVLHLVLFYENRLQDHHLVIPSVLQGLRALSMCEVLAPGLAVSVLKAIFQEVHVQSLLQLDRHTVYSIITNFMGTREEELKGLGADFTFGFIQVMDGEKDPRNLLVAFQIVRDLIVKNYALGPFVEELFEVTSCYFPIDFTPPPNDPHGIQREDLILSLRAVLASTPQFAEFLLPLLIEKMDSDLQSAKLDSLQTLTACCAIYGQKELQEFLPSLWSSLRREVFQTASEKVEAECLAALHALSACLSRSVLSSDTEDLLDSFLSSVLQDCRHHLCEPDMKLVWPSAKLLQTAAGASLRTCHRVTRSVVPLLLEQYTKHPQSSQRRTILEMLLGFLELQQKWGHVEEDESALLALRAPVCTVVFSAMTDPSVQLQLVGIRALTVLGSLQGFLSPPDLELVVDHLLRLILHEEDSQSSEAAMEAVGSLAPLYPQMFSERMVPRLGEELQSEREEEGSRAPRSLRQRCLQALAAVSTHTSIVRETVPVLLQHLRQVQKGSEARNAQDVVSVCQSLHRVALQCQQDAESCWYYHQTVVPYLLAMAVQAAMQESTHPLLGKALLEEEALAAMVPVISAANTHLSPELAAQSVSHVVPLFLDGEVSFLPQNSFPCSFQPFEGGERFEAQRRLVALLMAFVCSLPRNVVIPQQERLLRELLALSCSCNCPFTATTAAKCFAGLVNKHPAGQQLDEILQLAVNRLEPSLAEGPHRTQALTLLLWVTKALVLRYHPLSSRLTDKLLGLLGDAELGPVAADGFSLLMADSPDVLHKGCHADVRIMFRQRFFTDNVPKLVQGFHGAGPDVKANYLKGLSHVLNHLPKPVLVTELPTLLSLLLEALSCSDRVVQLSTLSCLQPLLLEAPQIMSLHVDTLVTKFLSLASSPTMAVRIAALRCAHALTSLPTTVLLPYKARVIRALAKPLDDKKRLVRKEAVAARGEWFLLGSPGR; from the exons ATGGCGGCGGACGGCGTCGGGGCCCTCGTCGCCTTCGTTCAGGACTTCGTGGCTGGCCAGCAGGATGCGCGCGCCGTTGAGGTGGCGGCAG GGGTTAAAGATGGAAGCTGGACTGTACTGCAGCTTGTGGAAGCCCTTGG GTCTTGTCTGGAGAACGCAGATCCTCGGACACGAGGGCGAGGCATCCAGCTGCTGTCGGAAGTCCTGCTCCAGTGTTACTCCCTGCTCCAGGAGAAGGAAG TGCTGCATCTGGTCCTGTTCTATGAGAACCGGCTGCAAGATCATCACCTCGTGATACCCTCAGTGCTCCAGGGACTCAGAGCGCTG AGCATGTGTGAGGTGCTGGCCCCAGGGCTGGCAGTGTCTGTGCTCAAAGCCATCTTCCAGGAGGTGCATGTGCAG tccctgctgcagctggaccGCCACACAGTCTACAGCATCATCACCAACTTCATGGGCACCAGGGAAGAAG agctgaaggGCCTGGGTGCTGACTTCACCTTCGGCTTCATCCAGGTGATGGACGGGGAGAAGGATCCCCGCAACCTGCTGGTGGCCTTCCAGATTGTGCGTGATCTCATTGTCAAGAACTACGCCCTGG GTCCCTTTGTGGAAGAGCTGTTTGAAGTGACGTCCTGCTACTTCCCCATTGATTTTACTCCA CCCCCCAATGACCCTCATGGCATCCAGAGAGAAGACCTAATATTGAGCCTCCGGGCTGTACTGGCCTCCACACCCCAGTTTGCTGAG TTCCTACTCCCTCTGCTCATCGAGAAGATGGACTCAGACCTGCAAAGTGCCAAGCTTGACTCCCTGCAGACCCTG ACAGCCTGCTGTGCCATCTACGGGCAGAAGGAGCTGCAGGAATTCCTCCCCAGCCTCTGGTCGTCCCTGCGCAGGGAG GTGTTCCAGACGGCGAGTGAGAAGGTCGAGGCGGAGTGCCTGGCTGCGCTGCACGCTctctctgcctgcctctcccgCTCCGTACTCAGCTCCGACACCGAGGACCTCCTCGACTCCTTCCTCAGCAGTGTCCTGCAAG ATTGCAGGCACCATCTGTGCGAGCCCGACATGAAGCTGGTGTGGCCCAGTGCCAAGCTCCTGCAGACAGCAGCGGGTGCTTCCCTCCGCACCTGCCACCGCGTCACCCGCAGCGTCGTGCCCCTGCTGCTGGAGCAGTACACCAAGCACCCACAG AGCAGCCAGAGGAGGACAATCCTGGAAATGCTGCTCGGCTTCCTGGAGTTGCAGCAGAAGTGGGGACATGTGGAAGAAG ATGAGAGTGCTCTGCTGGCGCTGCGAGCCCCGGTCTGCACTGTGGTGTTCTCTGCAATGACGGACCCCAGCGTGCAGCTGCAGCTGGTGGGGATCAGGGCGCTGACTGTCCTGGGCTCGCTGCAAG GCTTCCTGTCTCCTCCTGACCTGGAGCTGGTTGTGGATCACCTCCTGCGGCTCATTCTGCACGAGGAGGATTCCCAGAGCAG TGAGGCAGCAATGGAGGCAGTCGGATCCCTGGCCCCCCTCTATCCGCAGATGTTCTCTGAGCGCATGGTACCGAGGCTTGGAGAGGAGCTGCAGTCAG agcgggaggaggagggctCCCGTGCCCCGCGCTCCCTGCGGCAGCGCTGCCTGCAGGCCCTGGCAGCTGTGTCCACGCACACCAGCATCGTGAGGGAGACCGTCCCCGTTCTGCTGCAGCATCTCCGACAGGTGCAGAAAG GGAGCGAGGCCAGGAATGCCCAAGATGTGGTCTCTGTGTGCCAGAGCCTCCACCGCGTGGCCCTGCAGTGCCAGCAGGATGCGGAGAGTTGCTGGTACTATCACCAAACAGTGGTGCCCTACCTGCTGGCCATGGCTGTGCAGGCTGCCATGCAAG AGAGCACCCACCCACTGCTGGGCAAGGCACTGCTAGAGGAGGAGGCCCTGGCTGCCATGGTCCCTGTCATCAGCGCCGCCAACACTCATCTGAGCCCTGA ACTGGCTGCCCAGAGTGTGTCCCATGTGGTGCCCCTCTTCCTGGATGGAGAGGTCTCCTTCCTGCCGCAGAACAGTTTTCCTTGCTCCTTCCAGCCCTTTGAG GGTGGGGAGCGCTTTGAAGCACAGAGACGCCTTGTTGCTCTCCTCATGGCCTTTGTCTGCTCCTTGCCCCGCAAT GTGGTGATCCCTCAGCAGGAAAGGCTGCTCCGGGAGCTGCTAGCACTGAGCTGCTCCTGCAACTGCCCCTTCACAGCCACCACTGCAGCCAAGTGCTTTGCAGGGCTGGTGAACAAGCACCCGGCAG ggcagcagctggatGAGATCCTGCAGCTGGCAGTGAACAGGCTGGAGCCCAGTCTTGCAGAGGGGCCGCACCGAACACAGGCGCTGACCCTGCTGCTCTGG GTGACCAAAGCCCTAGTGCTGCGCTACCACCCCCTGAGCTCCCGCCTGACGGACAAG CTGCTGGGCCTGCTGGGTGACGCAGAGCTGGGCCCTGTCGCGGCCGACGGCTTTTCCCTGCTCATGGCCGACTCCCCGGACGTGCTGCACAAGGGCTGCCACGCCGACGTGCGCATCATGTTCCGCCAGCGCTTCTTCACCGACAACGTGCCCAAGCTGGTGCAGGGCTTCCACGGGGCTGGCCCCG ATGTGAAGGCCAACTACCTGAAGGGCCTGTCCCATGTGCTCAACCATCTTCCCAAACCCGTGCTGGTGACGGAGCTGCCCACA ctcctctccctgctgctcgAGGCCTTGTCCTGCTCAGACCGTGTGGTGCAGCTCTCCACACTGAGCTGCCTCCAGCCGCTGCTGCTTGAAGCCCCCCAGATCATGAGCCTGCACGTCGACACACTGGTCACCAAGTTCCTCAGCCTTGCCTCCAGCCCCACAATG GCTGTCCGCATCGCTGCCCTGCGCTGTGCCCATGCGCTCACCAGCCTGCCCACCACAGTG CTGCTCCCGTACAAGGCACGGGTCATCCGGGCGCTGGCCAAGCCCTTGGATGACAAGAAGAGGCTGGTGCGGAAGGAGGCGGTGGCAGCACGGGGAGAGTG GTTCCTGCTGGGGAGCCCGGGCAGGTGA
- the MMS19 gene encoding MMS19 nucleotide excision repair protein homolog isoform X3, with amino-acid sequence MCEVLAPGLAVSVLKAIFQEVHVQSLLQLDRHTVYSIITNFMGTREEELKGLGADFTFGFIQVMDGEKDPRNLLVAFQIVRDLIVKNYALGPFVEELFEVTSCYFPIDFTPPPNDPHGIQREDLILSLRAVLASTPQFAEFLLPLLIEKMDSDLQSAKLDSLQTLTACCAIYGQKELQEFLPSLWSSLRREVFQTASEKVEAECLAALHALSACLSRSVLSSDTEDLLDSFLSSVLQDCRHHLCEPDMKLVWPSAKLLQTAAGASLRTCHRVTRSVVPLLLEQYTKHPQSSQRRTILEMLLGFLELQQKWGHVEEDESALLALRAPVCTVVFSAMTDPSVQLQLVGIRALTVLGSLQGFLSPPDLELVVDHLLRLILHEEDSQSSEAAMEAVGSLAPLYPQMFSERMVPRLGEELQSEREEEGSRAPRSLRQRCLQALAAVSTHTSIVRETVPVLLQHLRQVQKGSEARNAQDVVSVCQSLHRVALQCQQDAESCWYYHQTVVPYLLAMAVQAAMQESTHPLLGKALLEEEALAAMVPVISAANTHLSPELAAQSVSHVVPLFLDGEVSFLPQNSFPCSFQPFEGGERFEAQRRLVALLMAFVCSLPRNVVIPQQERLLRELLALSCSCNCPFTATTAAKCFAGLVNKHPAGQQLDEILQLAVNRLEPSLAEGPHRTQALTLLLWVTKALVLRYHPLSSRLTDKLLGLLGDAELGPVAADGFSLLMADSPDVLHKGCHADVRIMFRQRFFTDNVPKLVQGFHGAGPDVKANYLKGLSHVLNHLPKPVLVTELPTLLSLLLEALSCSDRVVQLSTLSCLQPLLLEAPQIMSLHVDTLVTKFLSLASSPTMAVRIAALRCAHALTSLPTTVLLPYKARVIRALAKPLDDKKRLVRKEAVAARGEWFLLGSPGR; translated from the exons ATGTGTGAGGTGCTGGCCCCAGGGCTGGCAGTGTCTGTGCTCAAAGCCATCTTCCAGGAGGTGCATGTGCAG tccctgctgcagctggaccGCCACACAGTCTACAGCATCATCACCAACTTCATGGGCACCAGGGAAGAAG agctgaaggGCCTGGGTGCTGACTTCACCTTCGGCTTCATCCAGGTGATGGACGGGGAGAAGGATCCCCGCAACCTGCTGGTGGCCTTCCAGATTGTGCGTGATCTCATTGTCAAGAACTACGCCCTGG GTCCCTTTGTGGAAGAGCTGTTTGAAGTGACGTCCTGCTACTTCCCCATTGATTTTACTCCA CCCCCCAATGACCCTCATGGCATCCAGAGAGAAGACCTAATATTGAGCCTCCGGGCTGTACTGGCCTCCACACCCCAGTTTGCTGAG TTCCTACTCCCTCTGCTCATCGAGAAGATGGACTCAGACCTGCAAAGTGCCAAGCTTGACTCCCTGCAGACCCTG ACAGCCTGCTGTGCCATCTACGGGCAGAAGGAGCTGCAGGAATTCCTCCCCAGCCTCTGGTCGTCCCTGCGCAGGGAG GTGTTCCAGACGGCGAGTGAGAAGGTCGAGGCGGAGTGCCTGGCTGCGCTGCACGCTctctctgcctgcctctcccgCTCCGTACTCAGCTCCGACACCGAGGACCTCCTCGACTCCTTCCTCAGCAGTGTCCTGCAAG ATTGCAGGCACCATCTGTGCGAGCCCGACATGAAGCTGGTGTGGCCCAGTGCCAAGCTCCTGCAGACAGCAGCGGGTGCTTCCCTCCGCACCTGCCACCGCGTCACCCGCAGCGTCGTGCCCCTGCTGCTGGAGCAGTACACCAAGCACCCACAG AGCAGCCAGAGGAGGACAATCCTGGAAATGCTGCTCGGCTTCCTGGAGTTGCAGCAGAAGTGGGGACATGTGGAAGAAG ATGAGAGTGCTCTGCTGGCGCTGCGAGCCCCGGTCTGCACTGTGGTGTTCTCTGCAATGACGGACCCCAGCGTGCAGCTGCAGCTGGTGGGGATCAGGGCGCTGACTGTCCTGGGCTCGCTGCAAG GCTTCCTGTCTCCTCCTGACCTGGAGCTGGTTGTGGATCACCTCCTGCGGCTCATTCTGCACGAGGAGGATTCCCAGAGCAG TGAGGCAGCAATGGAGGCAGTCGGATCCCTGGCCCCCCTCTATCCGCAGATGTTCTCTGAGCGCATGGTACCGAGGCTTGGAGAGGAGCTGCAGTCAG agcgggaggaggagggctCCCGTGCCCCGCGCTCCCTGCGGCAGCGCTGCCTGCAGGCCCTGGCAGCTGTGTCCACGCACACCAGCATCGTGAGGGAGACCGTCCCCGTTCTGCTGCAGCATCTCCGACAGGTGCAGAAAG GGAGCGAGGCCAGGAATGCCCAAGATGTGGTCTCTGTGTGCCAGAGCCTCCACCGCGTGGCCCTGCAGTGCCAGCAGGATGCGGAGAGTTGCTGGTACTATCACCAAACAGTGGTGCCCTACCTGCTGGCCATGGCTGTGCAGGCTGCCATGCAAG AGAGCACCCACCCACTGCTGGGCAAGGCACTGCTAGAGGAGGAGGCCCTGGCTGCCATGGTCCCTGTCATCAGCGCCGCCAACACTCATCTGAGCCCTGA ACTGGCTGCCCAGAGTGTGTCCCATGTGGTGCCCCTCTTCCTGGATGGAGAGGTCTCCTTCCTGCCGCAGAACAGTTTTCCTTGCTCCTTCCAGCCCTTTGAG GGTGGGGAGCGCTTTGAAGCACAGAGACGCCTTGTTGCTCTCCTCATGGCCTTTGTCTGCTCCTTGCCCCGCAAT GTGGTGATCCCTCAGCAGGAAAGGCTGCTCCGGGAGCTGCTAGCACTGAGCTGCTCCTGCAACTGCCCCTTCACAGCCACCACTGCAGCCAAGTGCTTTGCAGGGCTGGTGAACAAGCACCCGGCAG ggcagcagctggatGAGATCCTGCAGCTGGCAGTGAACAGGCTGGAGCCCAGTCTTGCAGAGGGGCCGCACCGAACACAGGCGCTGACCCTGCTGCTCTGG GTGACCAAAGCCCTAGTGCTGCGCTACCACCCCCTGAGCTCCCGCCTGACGGACAAG CTGCTGGGCCTGCTGGGTGACGCAGAGCTGGGCCCTGTCGCGGCCGACGGCTTTTCCCTGCTCATGGCCGACTCCCCGGACGTGCTGCACAAGGGCTGCCACGCCGACGTGCGCATCATGTTCCGCCAGCGCTTCTTCACCGACAACGTGCCCAAGCTGGTGCAGGGCTTCCACGGGGCTGGCCCCG ATGTGAAGGCCAACTACCTGAAGGGCCTGTCCCATGTGCTCAACCATCTTCCCAAACCCGTGCTGGTGACGGAGCTGCCCACA ctcctctccctgctgctcgAGGCCTTGTCCTGCTCAGACCGTGTGGTGCAGCTCTCCACACTGAGCTGCCTCCAGCCGCTGCTGCTTGAAGCCCCCCAGATCATGAGCCTGCACGTCGACACACTGGTCACCAAGTTCCTCAGCCTTGCCTCCAGCCCCACAATG GCTGTCCGCATCGCTGCCCTGCGCTGTGCCCATGCGCTCACCAGCCTGCCCACCACAGTG CTGCTCCCGTACAAGGCACGGGTCATCCGGGCGCTGGCCAAGCCCTTGGATGACAAGAAGAGGCTGGTGCGGAAGGAGGCGGTGGCAGCACGGGGAGAGTG GTTCCTGCTGGGGAGCCCGGGCAGGTGA
- the MMS19 gene encoding MMS19 nucleotide excision repair protein homolog isoform X2 — MAADGVGALVAFVQDFVAGQQDARAVEVAAGVKDGSWTVLQLVEALGSCLENADPRTRGRGIQLLSEVLLQCYSLLQEKEVLHLVLFYENRLQDHHLVIPSVLQGLRALSMCEVLAPGLAVSVLKAIFQEVHVQSLLQLDRHTVYSIITNFMGTREEELKGLGADFTFGFIQVMDGEKDPRNLLVAFQIVRDLIVKNYALGPFVEELFEVTSCYFPIDFTPPPNDPHGIQREDLILSLRAVLASTPQFAEFLLPLLIEKMDSDLQSAKLDSLQTLTACCAIYGQKELQEFLPSLWSSLRREVFQTASEKVEAECLAALHALSACLSRSVLSSDTEDLLDSFLSSVLQDCRHHLCEPDMKLVWPSAKLLQTAAGASLRTCHRVTRSVVPLLLEQYTKHPQSSQRRTILEMLLGFLELQQKWGHVEEGFLSPPDLELVVDHLLRLILHEEDSQSSEAAMEAVGSLAPLYPQMFSERMVPRLGEELQSEREEEGSRAPRSLRQRCLQALAAVSTHTSIVRETVPVLLQHLRQVQKGSEARNAQDVVSVCQSLHRVALQCQQDAESCWYYHQTVVPYLLAMAVQAAMQESTHPLLGKALLEEEALAAMVPVISAANTHLSPELAAQSVSHVVPLFLDGEVSFLPQNSFPCSFQPFEGGERFEAQRRLVALLMAFVCSLPRNVVIPQQERLLRELLALSCSCNCPFTATTAAKCFAGLVNKHPAGQQLDEILQLAVNRLEPSLAEGPHRTQALTLLLWVTKALVLRYHPLSSRLTDKLLGLLGDAELGPVAADGFSLLMADSPDVLHKGCHADVRIMFRQRFFTDNVPKLVQGFHGAGPDVKANYLKGLSHVLNHLPKPVLVTELPTLLSLLLEALSCSDRVVQLSTLSCLQPLLLEAPQIMSLHVDTLVTKFLSLASSPTMAVRIAALRCAHALTSLPTTVLLPYKARVIRALAKPLDDKKRLVRKEAVAARGEWFLLGSPGR; from the exons ATGGCGGCGGACGGCGTCGGGGCCCTCGTCGCCTTCGTTCAGGACTTCGTGGCTGGCCAGCAGGATGCGCGCGCCGTTGAGGTGGCGGCAG GGGTTAAAGATGGAAGCTGGACTGTACTGCAGCTTGTGGAAGCCCTTGG GTCTTGTCTGGAGAACGCAGATCCTCGGACACGAGGGCGAGGCATCCAGCTGCTGTCGGAAGTCCTGCTCCAGTGTTACTCCCTGCTCCAGGAGAAGGAAG TGCTGCATCTGGTCCTGTTCTATGAGAACCGGCTGCAAGATCATCACCTCGTGATACCCTCAGTGCTCCAGGGACTCAGAGCGCTG AGCATGTGTGAGGTGCTGGCCCCAGGGCTGGCAGTGTCTGTGCTCAAAGCCATCTTCCAGGAGGTGCATGTGCAG tccctgctgcagctggaccGCCACACAGTCTACAGCATCATCACCAACTTCATGGGCACCAGGGAAGAAG agctgaaggGCCTGGGTGCTGACTTCACCTTCGGCTTCATCCAGGTGATGGACGGGGAGAAGGATCCCCGCAACCTGCTGGTGGCCTTCCAGATTGTGCGTGATCTCATTGTCAAGAACTACGCCCTGG GTCCCTTTGTGGAAGAGCTGTTTGAAGTGACGTCCTGCTACTTCCCCATTGATTTTACTCCA CCCCCCAATGACCCTCATGGCATCCAGAGAGAAGACCTAATATTGAGCCTCCGGGCTGTACTGGCCTCCACACCCCAGTTTGCTGAG TTCCTACTCCCTCTGCTCATCGAGAAGATGGACTCAGACCTGCAAAGTGCCAAGCTTGACTCCCTGCAGACCCTG ACAGCCTGCTGTGCCATCTACGGGCAGAAGGAGCTGCAGGAATTCCTCCCCAGCCTCTGGTCGTCCCTGCGCAGGGAG GTGTTCCAGACGGCGAGTGAGAAGGTCGAGGCGGAGTGCCTGGCTGCGCTGCACGCTctctctgcctgcctctcccgCTCCGTACTCAGCTCCGACACCGAGGACCTCCTCGACTCCTTCCTCAGCAGTGTCCTGCAAG ATTGCAGGCACCATCTGTGCGAGCCCGACATGAAGCTGGTGTGGCCCAGTGCCAAGCTCCTGCAGACAGCAGCGGGTGCTTCCCTCCGCACCTGCCACCGCGTCACCCGCAGCGTCGTGCCCCTGCTGCTGGAGCAGTACACCAAGCACCCACAG AGCAGCCAGAGGAGGACAATCCTGGAAATGCTGCTCGGCTTCCTGGAGTTGCAGCAGAAGTGGGGACATGTGGAAGAAG GCTTCCTGTCTCCTCCTGACCTGGAGCTGGTTGTGGATCACCTCCTGCGGCTCATTCTGCACGAGGAGGATTCCCAGAGCAG TGAGGCAGCAATGGAGGCAGTCGGATCCCTGGCCCCCCTCTATCCGCAGATGTTCTCTGAGCGCATGGTACCGAGGCTTGGAGAGGAGCTGCAGTCAG agcgggaggaggagggctCCCGTGCCCCGCGCTCCCTGCGGCAGCGCTGCCTGCAGGCCCTGGCAGCTGTGTCCACGCACACCAGCATCGTGAGGGAGACCGTCCCCGTTCTGCTGCAGCATCTCCGACAGGTGCAGAAAG GGAGCGAGGCCAGGAATGCCCAAGATGTGGTCTCTGTGTGCCAGAGCCTCCACCGCGTGGCCCTGCAGTGCCAGCAGGATGCGGAGAGTTGCTGGTACTATCACCAAACAGTGGTGCCCTACCTGCTGGCCATGGCTGTGCAGGCTGCCATGCAAG AGAGCACCCACCCACTGCTGGGCAAGGCACTGCTAGAGGAGGAGGCCCTGGCTGCCATGGTCCCTGTCATCAGCGCCGCCAACACTCATCTGAGCCCTGA ACTGGCTGCCCAGAGTGTGTCCCATGTGGTGCCCCTCTTCCTGGATGGAGAGGTCTCCTTCCTGCCGCAGAACAGTTTTCCTTGCTCCTTCCAGCCCTTTGAG GGTGGGGAGCGCTTTGAAGCACAGAGACGCCTTGTTGCTCTCCTCATGGCCTTTGTCTGCTCCTTGCCCCGCAAT GTGGTGATCCCTCAGCAGGAAAGGCTGCTCCGGGAGCTGCTAGCACTGAGCTGCTCCTGCAACTGCCCCTTCACAGCCACCACTGCAGCCAAGTGCTTTGCAGGGCTGGTGAACAAGCACCCGGCAG ggcagcagctggatGAGATCCTGCAGCTGGCAGTGAACAGGCTGGAGCCCAGTCTTGCAGAGGGGCCGCACCGAACACAGGCGCTGACCCTGCTGCTCTGG GTGACCAAAGCCCTAGTGCTGCGCTACCACCCCCTGAGCTCCCGCCTGACGGACAAG CTGCTGGGCCTGCTGGGTGACGCAGAGCTGGGCCCTGTCGCGGCCGACGGCTTTTCCCTGCTCATGGCCGACTCCCCGGACGTGCTGCACAAGGGCTGCCACGCCGACGTGCGCATCATGTTCCGCCAGCGCTTCTTCACCGACAACGTGCCCAAGCTGGTGCAGGGCTTCCACGGGGCTGGCCCCG ATGTGAAGGCCAACTACCTGAAGGGCCTGTCCCATGTGCTCAACCATCTTCCCAAACCCGTGCTGGTGACGGAGCTGCCCACA ctcctctccctgctgctcgAGGCCTTGTCCTGCTCAGACCGTGTGGTGCAGCTCTCCACACTGAGCTGCCTCCAGCCGCTGCTGCTTGAAGCCCCCCAGATCATGAGCCTGCACGTCGACACACTGGTCACCAAGTTCCTCAGCCTTGCCTCCAGCCCCACAATG GCTGTCCGCATCGCTGCCCTGCGCTGTGCCCATGCGCTCACCAGCCTGCCCACCACAGTG CTGCTCCCGTACAAGGCACGGGTCATCCGGGCGCTGGCCAAGCCCTTGGATGACAAGAAGAGGCTGGTGCGGAAGGAGGCGGTGGCAGCACGGGGAGAGTG GTTCCTGCTGGGGAGCCCGGGCAGGTGA